A window of Gossypium hirsutum isolate 1008001.06 chromosome D13, Gossypium_hirsutum_v2.1, whole genome shotgun sequence genomic DNA:
AAAGTGCAAAACTGCTAGCACTCCTGTTGCACTGGGAGAGAAACTGTCAAGCACCAGTGAATATGATCGAGTGGATGAAAAGGGGTACAAAATTTTAGTTGGCTACTTACTCTATTTGACAGCAACAAGGCCAGACATCATGTATGCAGTTAGCCTACTCTTAAGATTCATGCATTGCTGTAATGTTGCACAGTTTAAAGATGCTTAAAGGGTCCTAAGGTATGTCAAAGGGACATTAAGCTATGGAGTAAAGTTTGAAAGAGCTAAGAAGCTAAAGCTGGTTGTGTAATGGctcaaattcaaggttatcggaatagtggtttcgtaaccacaaatctgatttaaagaggaatttattttaatatttttgcatgaatattggtatgataggaaaatcgtatgaaaatatagatagaagaattttgccgatttagtggttagttaaaaaaatttattgaagaaattgggtaaaaacaaggtatcgagacttcgatctcgtaaaaccgagtcaaaatatttttataaatatttatgaagttttagtactatggtattaaaatttcgttggaaaattttaatgtttgggtagtcaattaagtgaaaaggactaaattgaaaaaggtgtaaaagttactagaaggattaaataactcaattgttaaatgaggagggacataaattgcaaataatcCCAAAAtaagatattttgggcggcatacgctgagaaaatttagaagaattgaagaaataagggtaaaatgggaaaataacaaaatttactaacataaaaataggaccaaattggaatatctagaattctcttcacattttctgcattctcatcagccaaaaacatcctaagggtttcttcaagctggtttttcataatttttgcaccaagtgagttaatccttgcctttttcttgtaatttttgtgtttctaagacttttacaactaggtcctattactaaattcattagtttttgattttgtgaatgaatttgaaagttgctatgaatatgtgctggaattttatgatgaaataggatgaaattgaagctttaatttgtttatgagatgattttattaggtaatttcaatagaaattgatttgtaagacctaattgtgaaagagtttggaattaaagtctagtactaaaattctgatttccaaagcttataaagtagtttaaattgatgggataaagtgttaattaagaaaaatcagctcaattgagaggtcaattgagcagggatgaaattatcatttattgaaagtttagggaaaaatggtaattaacatcatacactaaaacagttttggacagcagcattactataactttgaaaaatcaccaaaaattgtagagatcgaattagaggattaataaaatatgaaattaaatattattgagtctagtttcttattaaagaaacggtgtaagcaatggaattgtaaatcatgagatataatagattttgtgagacaatgtcagaatgaattcgggttcccctattctgactttgtaaaatcattaaaaattgtaaaaaaatgattatgagttataattcatatggttagaatcctcaatgggtctattttcataagaaacaaatggaaacatcatccaaattatgtacaatgagataattaatttttagtgaagagaggttggaACTGtcgaacagtgaaacaggggaaactttaaagaataaactggacttattggctaaaccaaaaattatgaaaattttatgataagaagatatgttagtctagtttcagggaaaattaatggatcttaatttgaagttccgtagctcaagatataaataatttagtgaccatgactcagtgagacagcttttaatgcactataaataataatggaattttagagaatgttacatatgaacatgaaatgtattaaattaatgatcaaatttatttatttagatccggaaaattcaaatacgaagcaagatcgagggaaagaaaaagtttgggattagtagatttttggttacgaacaagtgtcgaggtaagttcgtgtaacttgaattatattcataaatgcttgaaatgtttgttattgatgtgaatatgatttggatgtttattgtatgataattgatgaagtattgatattcttgatgaattattgatattcttgatgaaaagagaaaataaatcatggttgaatgaaaggaaaattcgatggatctctgaaaaggaattgacggtaaaaaggatctagcccggacgggtgatcctatcccgatatagccctcccaaagaatatgtggaaaatggatttagcccgaacgggtaatccgaatagaggtctgaatttagcctggactggtaattcagatccaagctcattagagtaattgtcgttgcaggggatttagcctggactggtaatcccgacaatactctatgagtttatattacaggggatttagcctggactggtaatcccgctgtaaggatgaggttcgcgggagtgtgctctctgaaatggaaatgtgggCACAttaatatgaattgacggacccggatttgtacactaaagtgtacctctgaaaatccatcgaaatttcgagaaattcaacaggataaatatggaaaaataacaaggaaatggaaatcatggagttgatgagctcatcaatcatggtataaattattgatacatggaaattattggactaatttgaatgttgagtttgtgcataataggggaataatgtattgaatagatgtatgaatgtttattgtattgtattgaaaatattaggtaagtataattcttgttacatgagcttactaagcacaaagtgcttaccctattttcttttcccctattttgtagtgttaagagctcagaggtcggatttggccggagacgcatcacactatcaacctcaagatctcggtatataaagaaactttattttggaaataaatgGCATGTGTAAGCTAGTAAAGTAGatattaatgtgaaatgaatgtatagttagccattggtatggctaacaaattttagttttggtatgtgatgagattATCTTACGAATAtgataaatctatcttgaaaatatattgaaatggatttGTTGTGCCGGATTGGTTTCGATTTAAAATTTGTAGGGAAGATTAGAGATTTATAAAatggttatattgaatttttttttaaaaaatatttattcgataaaatctggtaatgcctcatactctatttcggtgacgaatacgggtaagggataTTACAGGTTGGATATTCAAACAGTGACTGGGCTAGCTCAGCTAatgacatgaagagcacatcAGGCTCTGAGAAAACAAAACATGACTCAATTACACAAATACACAAATTGAATAATGTTTTATCTAACATTAATTACACAAAATATTAAAACTTCCATCAAAGTTGATTTCGTGTAGGATTTGATGACTACTTACAAATCAATATGCCAGTCTTGGTCTACCATGTTCCCTATTTTTTATACGAAATTAGCCACTCAGCACTTCACTTACAATTACAATTTGACAAATGAGAAAAAGCCTCACCACTTTTTCTACATAAATAGACAAAAATGCTTATGTATGCCCTTATGTCACCTGCTCAATCCTTTCTTTCGCTGGCCTTTTTTTCTTACAtacaatataaataaattaaaatatcttaaatattacaaatataataaaaaaacaacaaaatttatatCAGTAAATAAAACCAGACTCATGGTTTAGTTTTTGACAGTTTCGATGGCGACTCCTACTCAAGAGGAGCAGCAGCTTCACTTTGTGGTGTTTCCCTTCATGTCTCAAGGCTATATGACCCCTATGATTGACATTGCTAGATTGCTGGCACAGTGAGGCATGATCGTAACCATCATTACAACGCCTCAAAATGCAGCTAGGTTCAAGGCAACCCTCGATCGTGCCGTGGAATCGGGGCTCTTCATCCGTCTACTTGAGTTACAGTTTCCATGTGCTGAATTTGGATTGCCAGAAGGGTGCGAGAGCTTCGACATGCTTCCTTCCTTTAGCTTAGCCTTGAATTTCTACCAAGATGCCGACGCGCTTGAAACGCCAGTTAAAAAACTGTTCCCTGAGCTAACGCCAAGCCCCACCTGTATCCTTTCTGATGTGTTGTTTCCGTTCACCCTCGACATTGCCAACCAGTTTCAGATTCCGAGGATCGTGTTCCATGGAGTTTGTTGCTTTCGTCTTGTTTGTCTCCATAATTTACGCATCTCCAACGTTCTTGACCACGTTTCCTCAGAGACGGAGTACTTCGTCGTGCCTAACGCGCCCCACAAAGTTGAGTTCACTAAATGCCAGATCACACAAGTTATGGCTGAAAAACTCAAGCAATTTTCGGAGGAACGGAAGAAGGCGGATCTCGAGTCTTACGGCATCATCGTAAACTCTTTCGAAGAGATGGAGCCTGAATATGTTAAGGAATACAAGAAGACCAGGGAGGACAAAATATGGTGCATTGGTCTAGTTTCTCTATGTAACAAGGATGCCATAGATAAAACTCAGAGAGGCAACAAGGCCTCGGTTGATGAACAACAGTTCTTGGGATGGCTTGATTCTCAAAAACCAGGTACCGTAATCTATGTCTGTCTGGGAAGCATATCGAACTTGACGCCCTCACAATTGATACAACTCAGTTTAGGCCTAGAGGCATCGAATAGGCCGTTTATTTGGGTTATAAGAGGAAGTGATGCATCGAATAATGTAGACACCTGGATTTCAGAGGATGGTTTCGAGGAAAGAACGAAAGGAAGAGGGTTTGTGATTCTGGGTTGGGCATCGCAAGTACTAATACTGTCGCATCAGGCCATCGGAGGGTTCTTAACTCATTGCGGTTGGAACTCCACAATCGAAGGCATCTCTGCCGGTGTTCCATTGATAACTTGGCCGCTTTTTGCAGATCAGTTTGCCAATGAGAAACTGGCTGTACAAATAGTTGAAATCGGAGTGAGGGTGGGAGTAAAGGAGCCAATGAGGTggggagaagaagagaaaattggAGTATTAGTGAAGAAAGAATATGTTAAAGAGGCTATTGAAAAGCTGATGGATGAAGGAGAGGAAGgagaagagagaagaaaaagagttaAGAGACTTGGAGAGATGGCAAATAAGGCTGTTGAGATAGGGGGATCTTCTCACCTCCACATTTCACGGTTAATCCAAGAAATCAGGCGAAGGGCTAATGAGAGGAAGCAACTTAGCACCTGAAATGAAGCAGTAAAATTTGGCGCCTTTGTTGGGGATCgatatcaataattttatttcctttttatttctcgttttacttttagttctttttcttcaatttagtttttatttctctttttgtcTCATTCTTTTTGTACAGGTAAGATTGTGTACGATCCAAAGATTGAGAGAACATGAAGAAGGATGAGAAGGGAAACAAGAATCAAGCGAAACCCAATGTTTGTTGCTGCTGAATAAGATATTGATAACAAGTCAGTTTTACCATCTAACGAAACCGAGATCATTGAAATCAAGAAGTTATGAATAATAGAACTGTAAGAGAATTACCTGCACCAGCAGTAAATTAACAACTGCTTTGCATTCAATATCCCGAACTTGAGGTACCTTTTGAactgaaatttgatttaattcactTACTTCCTACTTTTCATGGTTTTCAGAACGAAGATCCTTATAAACATTTAAAAGATTTCCACTATAAGACCGCAAGGCATAATCAAAGAGCAAATCAAGtctgatttttttcctttttcactagAGGATAAAGCAAACGATtggggttttttacaaaattattataaaaaaataaaaaataatcaaaatattataattttttttatttaccaaaatatatatatttttatttactaaaatatataaaacaaaacaaaaaaaatacctGCAAAAAGCCTGCACCGATCTGACGGTACCTTGGTCAGGCCAatgccattggcggcaccaaaggtgccaaagccattggcggcaccaatggtgccatacAGATTGGCGGCACTACTCGTCTTATAAACACGATCTCTGTTCAGCTGAAGGgagaaaaatcagaaaaaaaaaaagaagaagagctgctacagaaaagaagagaaaaagaaggttttttttaaaaaaaataattgattatattgttattattgttttgtatattttgtaatattttttttgttttagtttagttattaagattaataaaactcaaattgatagttttagttagtattattattattgttgttgttgttgttgttgttgttgttagtattaagatgatattaatatattaagatGTAACTTAGtagtattattgttagtaaaaaactaatattattagggttttttacaaaattttgtaaaaaacccaatattattattatggttagttattatttttatttaccaaaataaactagttagtaaaaaactagtattattatagttagttagttattatttttagtaaaaccctaattaataattttagtgtgtattattttgagtataaaattattaatattattattgtgtcAGTTATTAGGCTTAGTGGTTAAACGGTTTTCATGTACaaaattgcatattgaaacattaattttttttaagtaatttatttaccgTTCGagaatttttatgagatttttttgacatattaaatattgaagatggatgctaagtttcttgtatgcgtttatttcgatggagtcatcttgacaacaagtgttggatgtgtatttgaatgtcggcaacaaatagcaataagatttaatagaaatgtatcgttcgatgaaatgaaggcaaggattaatgcaaaaattcttagacgttgtgggagaaggatatcaaaaattttctacaagtttccagtttcgacaaatcTGATAAAATTcatcgaaatggaacttgtagacgacgaagacgtggagacaatggttgATCTCTACCGTGGGAATGTGAGTGAGAAGAATGTACCGATTCACTTATTTACTGAGTTAGTcggtatggagcaaaatgaagatgTTAATACATCTGATGAAGAAGACGGGGCTGAAGAACCGTGGATGCTGGCTCcaatatcatacgttgatagtgaatcaacTATGGGTGGGATCGGTATCGACCTGAATATTACACCAGATGTTGATAtggttggtggtgaagaagaaTGTGCTGGCGAAGAAGAAGGTGGTGGCGATCATTGGgatgaagaggtcgatagtgacggtgatcccgatgtggacgatgtacctgaggatattgacgatgaagatgtcAACAACGATGAATGCATTAATGCTTCTTCGGTCGGGGAGAAGATGCGGCGTattttgatacacaataatcctgggccacacatgtcgctcatagaccaCGACGCAACATATGTAGCTGAGTTTTCAGAGTACCTTGAAATAGTTCATTCTCATAGGCTGGCCGTAACATCTGATGATGAAGAGTTATTCATAGGCCAGAGATTCAGATGTAAAGAAGAGTGCATATATGCCATTAAACGGTACAACATGAAGATATCGATTGATTATAAAGTCTCCGTGTCTACTCCGACAATATATGttggggagtgttggaaggcAGCGAAATGCTACAATTGGCGAGTACGAGCTGCATTCATTAGAAGTtctcagatgtgggagatacgaaaatttgttggtcctcatacatgcacatcaacacgtatgacagaagatcatggaaaacttgattcgaaaactatttgtacgtgtataatgccaatggtgaaggacatgccgaccattaaagtttcggtactgattgtCAAAATGCAAGTACGATTCCAATATCGAGTCTCATATcggaaggcatggatagctaaacagatggcgatGGAGCAACTATATAGGGATTACGATTCGTCGTATAACGAGCTTCAAGGTTGGATAGTTGCTATGCGGGAGTACGTACCGGGGACTGTGATTGAGTTGCAGACAAGTCCATATTACGGCCTGGATGACCAGTTACAGCCGGCAAAAAGGATTTTTCATCGGATGTTTTGGACGTTCGATCTATGTGTGcgggcatttccccactgcaagccacTTGTGCAGGTGGATGAGACCTGGctgtatggaaaatatacacagatcctacttcttgcAGTTGCTCAAGACGGTAACAGAAACttgctcccgatagcatttgctaTCGTAGATAAAGAGAACATGGAGTCTTAggatgtaatagcccgattttaggcttagtcggaacagtggtttcgggaccacaaatccgacgaaaaaaaaatgtaatggcttgaattttcagaggtgtcggaacggtgattcgagatcactaaattcgacaaatgggtagaaaatattattaatttagcaagtataagttaaatatgaagttaggaaaatttttgaaatagtgaatagtgcactagaaataaatattaaaataattagaatcgaaatgaggtatcaagacctcggggattttaaactgagccataaatatttttataaatatttatggagtgttaaaaagttagtattaaagtttcgttaagaaattttaaagttccgataattaattgaacaaaaaggactaaattgtaacaaatgcaaaattttgggaaatgattaaatagcttaaatgataaaaggaagagggcttaaaagcaaatagacccaaggtctatttgggctggacggcagaggcatgaaatcagcaagaaagtaaggagaattaagggcaaaattggaaaattgcaaaatttgcttaataaagttaggacccaagtggaattatctagatttctcttcatttttctgaattctcatcagctaaaacaccatggaagggcttcttcaagctggttcttcatatttttattacaagtaagttcaattctttactatttcttgaaatttttgtatttttatgacttttacaactaggcccacttgttaaattcattagtttttgattttatgaaagaagttgaaagttgatatgaatatgtgctggaagtatatgatgatttagcatgaaattagagctttaaattgttcatatgctgattttattgaaagaattgaatagaaagtgaatgtttgggacctaatagtaaaagagtttgaagatagagttatatgtggcaattctgaatttcaatagttgtgtaacaacttataatggctagtaaagtactaattgagaaaattagattaattgaggggttaattgagaaaggaccgaattgtataaactgtgaaatttggggcaaaatggaaatcaacattttgcactaaagcagttttggacatcagcagtagtgtaactttgaaaaatcaccaaaaattgtagagattgaattagaggatgaataaaatatgaaactaaagcttattgagtctagtttcttataaaagaaatgacgtgagcaatggaattgtaaatcatgagatataatagattttgtgagacaagtttagaatgaattcgggttcccctgttctgactttggaaaatcattaaaaattgtacagaaatgattatgagttatagtttatatggttagaatccttaatgagtctatttttagaagaaacaagctaaaacatcatatacttccagcacatattcatatcaactttcaacttctttcataaaatcaaaaactaatgaatttaacaagtgggcctagttgtaaaagtcataaaaatacaaaaatttcaagaaatagtaaagaattgaacttacttgtaataaaaatatgaagaaccagcttgaagaagcccttccatggtgttttagctgatgagaattcagaaaaatgaagagaaatctagataattccacttgggtcctaactttattaagcaaattttgcaattttccaattttgcccttaattctccttactttcttgctgatttcatgcctctgccgtccagcccaaatagaccttgggtctatttgcttttaagccctcttccttttatcatttaagctatttaatcatttcccaaaattttgcatttgttacaatttagtcctttttgttcaattaattatcggaactttaaaatttcttaacgaaactttaatactaactttttaacactccataaatatttataaaaatatttatggctcagtttaaaatccccgaggtcttgatacctcatttcgattctaattattttaatatttatttctagtgcactattcactatttcaaaaattttcctaacttcatatttaacttatacttgctaaattaataatattttctacccatttgtcgaatttagtgatctcgaatcaccgttccgacacctctgaaaattcaagccattacatttttttttcgtcggatttgtggtcccgaaaccactgttccgactaagcctaaaatcgggctattacaagctaaaacatcatccgaattctgtacaatgagataattaatttttagtgaagagtggtcggaactgtcagacagcgaaacaggggaaattttaaagaataaactgtactatatggctgaaccaaaaattatgaaaattttatggtatgaagatatgtgagtctagtttcagggaaaatgaacggatcttaatttggagctctgtagctccggataaaaataatttagtgactctgactcggataaacagctttgaatatacatgttagtgaatattgaaattatggttaatgttgtttaagtgtgttatacacattaaggatgtggaatggagaggaggaggaggaaaattgggaaatatatgaatgattcgtgtataaatggtcatatgtttgattataactcataaacgatgaaatatgaatgatgcttatttttgtgcattattggtcatggtttaagctcatgtgtgaaaataaagtttcatagtatgtgtgtatggtatattcaatatatgatttggcatgaaataataccatgaatggtttatgaattaacacatgttggtaagcctgatatatgaataaatgatcaaattgagcggaacgccggatttgagtacttctgatcaagtgacaaagtgataagtggtagctttagctacacttatctgatcaagtgacaagtggaaagtgataagtaatagcttcggctatacttatctgatcaagtgacaaagtgataagtgatagcttcggctacacttatctgatcaagtgacaagtgaaaagtgataagtgatagcttcggctatacttatctgatcaagagacaaagtgataagtgatagctttagctacacttatctgatcaagagacaaagtgataagtggctacacttatctgatcaagaaacaaagtgataagtggctacacttatctgatcaagaaacaaagtgataggtggctacacttatctgatcagggacaagtgataagtgatcatacgtaagaccatagttatactatggcaaagtgaaagtgaagtactcaattttccgtgaccgttccctaatttgattaaggatggtaagtgacaaatgggcccaaaagaattaaagtaaatggataagtggtagtgtatttatatcaggacgatgttgttattcaaactaaagtgatattttcattgctaaattgagaatttcataaatgtgttattgaatggtataatcaataaacattgagttaaatggtaaatacgtattagttttgaatttgatgtcattgaattgtacgtgaattaaatggaaatttctagtgatatgatttaaattatgagcatgagaaattgcgaattgaatgaaatggaaatgaagcattaaattgcatgagtatgtatcgggtctcgcaggccctaattattatgattataatattttgaggatatattgtgaaaagttatagaaacatgttaattatttttgaaagttttaattttgatgaaattttataaatcggttaaatacgtttacaagtgtatgtgttttggtaatgcctcgtaccctattccggtgttggatacgggtaaggggtgttacataggaattcttcctcacaaatctacggaggtatgttattaggaacgataacatttgcaacatctccgatagagggaatGGTTTAATT
This region includes:
- the LOC107918565 gene encoding UDP-glycosyltransferase 73C1; its protein translation is MIVTIITTPQNAARFKATLDRAVESGLFIRLLELQFPCAEFGLPEGCESFDMLPSFSLALNFYQDADALETPVKKLFPELTPSPTCILSDVLFPFTLDIANQFQIPRIVFHGVCCFRLVCLHNLRISNVLDHVSSETEYFVVPNAPHKVEFTKCQITQVMAEKLKQFSEERKKADLESYGIIVNSFEEMEPEYVKEYKKTREDKIWCIGLVSLCNKDAIDKTQRGNKASVDEQQFLGWLDSQKPGTVIYVCLGSISNLTPSQLIQLSLGLEASNRPFIWVIRGSDASNNVDTWISEDGFEERTKGRGFVILGWASQVLILSHQAIGGFLTHCGWNSTIEGISAGVPLITWPLFADQFANEKLAVQIVEIGVRVGVKEPMRWGEEEKIGVLVKKEYVKEAIEKLMDEGEEGEERRKRVKRLGEMANKAVEIGGSSHLHISRLIQEIRRRANERKQLST